One part of the Strix aluco isolate bStrAlu1 chromosome 27, bStrAlu1.hap1, whole genome shotgun sequence genome encodes these proteins:
- the GPD1 gene encoding glycerol-3-phosphate dehydrogenase [NAD(+)], cytoplasmic isoform X1, with product MGGKKVCVVGSGNWGSAIAKIAGSNAARLSTFENQVSMWVLEEEVGGRRLTDIINTEHENVKYLPGHKLPPNVVAEPDLLKACAGADILLFVVPHQFISQVCDQLKGHMKKDAVGVSLIKGVDEGPDGLRLISDIIHEKLGIEMSVLMGANIANEVAEEKFCETTIGCKNIQHGQTLKELMQTPNFRVTVVQDADTVEICGALKNVVAVGAGFCDGLGYGDNTKAAVIRLGLMEMIAFAKLFCKGPVASSTFLESCGVADLITTCYGGRNRKVAEAFARTGKTIEQLEKEILNGQKVQGPPTSAELHRILKTKNMVDKFPLFTAVYQICYEGKPVTDVIKCLQNHPEHISGSSVKGWLQDRRGLRLRC from the exons ATGGGTGGCAAGAAAGTCTGCGTCGTGGGCTCCGGCAACTG GGGCTCGGCCATCGCCAAGATCGCCGGCAGCAACGCGGCACGGCTGAGCACCTTCGAGAACCAGGTGAGCATgtgggtgctggaggaggaggtgggcggcCGGCGGCTCACTGACATCATCAACACGGAGCACGAAAACGTCAAGTACCTGCCAGGGCACAAGCTGCCCCCCAACGTG GTAGCAGAGCCAGACCTGCTGAAAGCCTGCGCGGGGGCTGACATCCTCCTGTTCGTGGTGCCCCACCAGTTTATCAGCCAAGTCTGCGACCAGCTCAAGGGCCACATGAAGAAAGATGCTGTTGGGGTGTCGCTCATCAAG GGGGTGGACGAAGGACCAGATGGGCTGAGACTGATCTCAGACATTATCCATGAAAAACTGGGAATAGAGATGAGCGTCCTCATGGGCGCCAACATTGCTAATGAAGTGGCAGAAGAGAAGTTCTGTGAAACAACCATCG GCTGCAAGAACATACAGCACGGGCAGACGCTGAAGGAGCTGATGCAGACACCCAACTTCCGGGTGACGGTGGTGCAGGACGCTGACACCGTGGAGATCTGTGGGGCTCTCAAG AACGTTGTGGCTGTAGGAGCTGGTTTCTGTGATGGGCTCGGCTACGGAGACAACACGAAGGCTGCCGTCATCCGTCTGGGACTGATGGAGATGATCGCCTTTGCCAAACTCTTCTGTAAGGGCCCCGTCGCCTCCTCCACCTTCCTGGAGAGCTGCGGGGTGGCTGATCTCATCACCACCTGCTACGGTGGCCGCAACCGCAAGGTGGCTGAGGCTTTTGCCCGGACTGGGAAG ACTATCgagcagctggagaaggagatATTGAACGGGCAGAAGGTGCAGGGTCCCCCGACGTCTGCTGAGCTGCATCGCATCCTTAAAACCAAGAACATGGTGGATAA GTTCCCCCTCTTCACAGCTGTGTATCAGATCTGCTACGAGGGCAAACCTGTCACTGATGTCATCAAGTGTCTCCAGAACCACCCTGAGCACAT
- the GPD1 gene encoding glycerol-3-phosphate dehydrogenase [NAD(+)], cytoplasmic isoform X2 — protein MGGKKVCVVGSGNWGSAIAKIAGSNAARLSTFENQVAEPDLLKACAGADILLFVVPHQFISQVCDQLKGHMKKDAVGVSLIKGVDEGPDGLRLISDIIHEKLGIEMSVLMGANIANEVAEEKFCETTIGCKNIQHGQTLKELMQTPNFRVTVVQDADTVEICGALKNVVAVGAGFCDGLGYGDNTKAAVIRLGLMEMIAFAKLFCKGPVASSTFLESCGVADLITTCYGGRNRKVAEAFARTGKTIEQLEKEILNGQKVQGPPTSAELHRILKTKNMVDKFPLFTAVYQICYEGKPVTDVIKCLQNHPEHISGSSVKGWLQDRRGLRLRC, from the exons ATGGGTGGCAAGAAAGTCTGCGTCGTGGGCTCCGGCAACTG GGGCTCGGCCATCGCCAAGATCGCCGGCAGCAACGCGGCACGGCTGAGCACCTTCGAGAACCAG GTAGCAGAGCCAGACCTGCTGAAAGCCTGCGCGGGGGCTGACATCCTCCTGTTCGTGGTGCCCCACCAGTTTATCAGCCAAGTCTGCGACCAGCTCAAGGGCCACATGAAGAAAGATGCTGTTGGGGTGTCGCTCATCAAG GGGGTGGACGAAGGACCAGATGGGCTGAGACTGATCTCAGACATTATCCATGAAAAACTGGGAATAGAGATGAGCGTCCTCATGGGCGCCAACATTGCTAATGAAGTGGCAGAAGAGAAGTTCTGTGAAACAACCATCG GCTGCAAGAACATACAGCACGGGCAGACGCTGAAGGAGCTGATGCAGACACCCAACTTCCGGGTGACGGTGGTGCAGGACGCTGACACCGTGGAGATCTGTGGGGCTCTCAAG AACGTTGTGGCTGTAGGAGCTGGTTTCTGTGATGGGCTCGGCTACGGAGACAACACGAAGGCTGCCGTCATCCGTCTGGGACTGATGGAGATGATCGCCTTTGCCAAACTCTTCTGTAAGGGCCCCGTCGCCTCCTCCACCTTCCTGGAGAGCTGCGGGGTGGCTGATCTCATCACCACCTGCTACGGTGGCCGCAACCGCAAGGTGGCTGAGGCTTTTGCCCGGACTGGGAAG ACTATCgagcagctggagaaggagatATTGAACGGGCAGAAGGTGCAGGGTCCCCCGACGTCTGCTGAGCTGCATCGCATCCTTAAAACCAAGAACATGGTGGATAA GTTCCCCCTCTTCACAGCTGTGTATCAGATCTGCTACGAGGGCAAACCTGTCACTGATGTCATCAAGTGTCTCCAGAACCACCCTGAGCACAT
- the SMARCD1 gene encoding SWI/SNF-related matrix-associated actin-dependent regulator of chromatin subfamily D member 1: protein MAARAGFQSVTPSGGGGGAAAGAGALGPGTPGGPVRMGPAPGQGLYRSPLPGAAYPRPGMLPGSRLAPQGPSMGPPGYGGSPAVRPGMAQASLDQARKRPAPQQLQQVQPQAVPNRNHNAKKKKMADKILPQRIRELVPESQAYMDLLAFERKLDQTIMRKRLDIQEALKRPIKQKRKLRIFISNTFNPAKSDAEDGEGTVASWELRVEGRLLEDSALSKYDATKQKRKFSSFFKSLVIELDKDLYGPDNHLVEWHRTATTQETDGFQVKRPGDVNVRCTVLLMLDYQPPQFKLDPRLARLLGIHTQTRPVIIQALWQYIKTHKLQDPHEREYVICDKYLQQIFESQRMKFSEIPQRLHALLMPPEPIIINHVISVDPNDQKKTACYDIDVEVDDTLKTQMNSFLLSTASQQEIAALDNKIHETIETINQLKTQREFMLSFARDPQGFINDWLQSQCRDLKTMTDVVGNPEEERRAEFYFQPWAQEAVCRYFYSKVQQRRQELEQALGIRNT from the exons ATGGCGGCGCGGGCGGGCTTCCAGTCGGTGACTcccagcggcggcggcggtggggccgCTGCCGGAGCCGGTGCGCTGGGACCGGGCACGCCGGGCGGACCGGTGCGCATGGGCCCGGCTCCGGGACAGGGCCTGTACCGCTCGCCGCTGCCGGGAGCCGCCTACCCG CGCCCCGGAATGTTACCGGGCAGCCGGCTGGCGCCACAGGGCCCTTCCATGGGGCCGCCCGGTTACGGCGGGAGCCCGGCGGTGCGGCCCGGGATGGCGCAGGCCAGCCTGGACCAGGCCCGCAAGAGGCCGGCGccgcagcagctccagcaggtGCAACCGCAGGCCGTGCCCAACCGCAATCACAA CGCTAAAAAGAAGAAGATGGCTGACAAAATTCTACCTCAGAGG ATTCGTGAACTCGTACCCGAGTCTCAGGCCTATATGGACTTGCTGGCCTTTGAAAGGAAATTGGACCAGACGATCATGAGGAAACGCTTGGATATCCAGGAGGCTTTGAAGCGCCCCATTAAG CAAAAACGAAAGCTACGTATTTTTATCTCCAATACCTTCAATCCAGCCAAGTCGGATGCAGAGGATGGTGAAGGAACAGTCGCCTCCTGGGAGCTTCGGGTGGAAGGACGGCTGCTGGAAGAC TCTGCTTTGTCCAAATATGATGCCAccaagcagaaaagaaagttcTCATCCTTCTTTAAATCTCTGGTCATTGAACTTGATAAAGACCTGTATGGCCCTGACAATCACCTAGTAGAG TGGCACAGGACTGCCACAACTCAGGAGACAGATGGCTTCCAGGTGAAGAGGCCGGGAGATGTAAATGTGCGCTGTACTGTCCTTCTGATGCTGGATTACCAG CCTCCCCAGTTCAAATTGGATCCCCGCTTGGCTCGTCTCCTGGGGATCCACACTCAGACCCGTCCCGTGATCATCCAGGCGCTGTGGCAATATATCAAGACCCACAAGCTCCAGGACCCCCACGAGCGGGAGTACGTCATCTGTGACAAATACCTCCAGCAG ATATTTGAATCTCAGCGGATGAAGTTCTCTGAAATCCCGCAAAGACTTCACGCGTTGCTTATGCCCCCAGAACCAATCATCATTAATCATGTGATCAG TGTCGACCCAAATGACCAGAAGAAAACAGCTTGCTATGACATTGATGTGGAGGTGGATGATACCTTGAAAACTCAGATGAATTCCTTTCTGCTATCCACAGCCAGTCAACAGGAAATTGCTGCTCTGGATAACAAG ATTCATGAAACAATAGAGACAATTAACCAGCTGAAGACCCAGCGTGAGTTCATGCTGAGCTTTGCCCGAGATCCTCAGGGCTTCATCAACGACTGGCTACAGTCCCAGTGCCGGGATTTAAAG ACAATGACCGATGTCGTTGGGAATCCTGAAGAGGAGCGTAGAGCTGAGTTCTACTTCCAGCCGTGGGCTCAGGAAGCTGTGTGCAGATACTTCTACTCCAAG GTGCAGCAAAGACGGCAGGAACTGGAGCAGGCCCTGGGGATCCGTAACACATAG
- the ASIC1 gene encoding acid-sensing ion channel 1 isoform X2: protein MMDLKVDEEEVDSGQPVSIQAFASSSTLHGLSHIFSYERLSLKRVVWALCFLGSLALLALVCTNRIQYYFLYPHVTKLDEVAATRLTFPAVTFCNLNEFRFSRVTKNDLYHAGELLALLNNRYEIPDTQTADEKQLEILQDKANFRNFKPKPFNMLEFYDRAGHDIREMLLSCFFRGEQCTPEDFKVVFTRYGKCYTFNAGQDGKPRLITMKGGTGNGLEIMLDIQQDEYLPVWGETDETSFEAGIKVQIHSQDEPPLIDQLGFGVAPGFQTFVSCQEQRLIYLPPPWGDCKAVAGDSEFYDTYSITACRIDCETRYLVENCNCRMVHMPGDAPYCTPEQYKECADPALDFLVEKDNEYCVCEMPCNVTRYGKELSMVKIPSKASAKYLAKKYNKSEQYIGENILVLDIFFEALNYETIEQKKAYEVAGLLGDIGGQMGLFIGASILTVLELFDYAYEVIKHRLCRRGKCRKNHKRNNTDKGVALSMDDVKRHNPCESIRGHPAGMTYAANILPHHPARGTFEDFTC from the exons ATGATGGACCTGAAGGTGGACGAGGAGGAGGTGGACAGTGGGCAGCCGGTGAGCATCCAGGCCTTCGCCAGCAGCTCCACCCTCCACGGGCTCTCGCACATCTTCTCGTACGAGCGGCTGTCGCTGAAGCGCGTGGTCTGGGCGCTGTGTTTCCTGGGCTCGCTGGCGCTGCTCGCCCTCGTCTGCACCAACCGCATCCAGTACTACTTCCTCTACCCCCACGTCACCAAACTGGACGAGGTGGCGGCCACCAGGCTCACCTTCCCCGCCGTCACCTTCTGCAACCTCAACGAGTTTCGTTTCAGCCGGGTGACCAAGAACGACCTGTACCACGCCGGCGAGCTCCTCGCCCTGCTCAATAACAG ATACGAGATCCCAGACACCCAGACGGCCGACGAGAAGCAGCTGGAAATCCTGCAGGACAAGGCGAACTTCCGAAACTTCAAGCCCAAACCTTTCAACATGCTGGAGTTTTATGACCGGGCTGGCCACGACATCCGGGAGATGCTGCTGTCCTGCTTCTTCCGCGGGGAGCAATGCACCCCCGAAGACTTCAAAGTG GTTTTCACCCGCTACGGGAAGTGCTACACCTTCAACGCAGGGCAGGACGGGAAGCCCCGGCTCATCACCATGAAGGGGGGCACCGGCAACGGCCTGGAGATCATGCTGGACATTCAGCAGGACGAGTACCTGCCGGTGTGGGGGGAAACAG ATGAGACCTCGTTCGAAGCCGGGATCAAGGTGCAGATCCACAGCCAGGACGAGCCCCCGCTGATCGACCAGCTGGGCTTCGGGGTGGCTCCCGGCTTCCAGACCTTCGTGTCCTGCCAGGAGCAGCGG ctcatcTACCTGCCGCCTCCCTGGGGCGACTGCAAGGCTGTGGCGGGTGACTCGGAGTTTTACGACACCTACAGCATCACGGCCTGTCGCATCGACTGCGAGACCCGCTACCTGGTGGAGAACTGCAACTGCCGCATGGTGCACATGCCAG gcGATGCCCCTTACTGCACCCCGGAGCAGTACAAGGAGTGCGCGGATCCGGCCTTAG ATTTCCTGGTGGAGAAGGACAACGAGTACTGCGTCTGCGAGATGCCCTGCAACGTGACCCGCTATGGCAAAGAGCTCTCCATGGTGAAGATCCCCAGCAAGGCCTCTGCCAAGTACCTGGCCAAGAAGTACAACAAATCGGAGCAGTACATCGG GGAGAACATCCTGGTGCTGGATATCTTCTTTGAAGCCCTGAACTATGAGACGATCGAGCAGAAGAAGGCGTACGAGGTGGCCGGCTTGCTGG gTGACATCGGAGGGCAGATGGGGCTGTTTATTGGGGCCAGTATCCTCACAGTACTGGAGCTGTTCGACTACGCCTACGAG GTGATAAAGCACCGGCTGTGCCGGCGGGGCAAGTGCCGCAAGAACCACAAGAGGAACAACACGGACAAGGGCGTCGCGCTGAGCATGGATGACGTGAAACGCCAC AATCCCTGTGAAAGCATACGGGGCCACCCGGCAGGCATGACGTACGCAGCCAACATCCTACCTCAtcacccggcccggggcacctTTGAGGACTTCACCTGCTAA
- the ASIC1 gene encoding acid-sensing ion channel 1 isoform X1, whose amino-acid sequence MPLQIFCTISFASEERPQDAADAGKGEDGADEFLYGQEEDEEEEEEDVGAATDFVAFASSCTLHGLSHIFVEGSLGARQALWALAFLLSLSVFLYQVADRIVYYLEYHHVTLLSEEDSPEMTFPAVTFCNINRVRVSQLSHEDLLYLAPLVDYEPGMELGFTPAQPGPWDEDEPLNLYGFFNRTCHQLEDMLLSCSYRGEQCGPSDFAAVFTRYGKCYTFNAGQDGKPRLITMKGGTGNGLEIMLDIQQDEYLPVWGETDETSFEAGIKVQIHSQDEPPLIDQLGFGVAPGFQTFVSCQEQRLIYLPPPWGDCKAVAGDSEFYDTYSITACRIDCETRYLVENCNCRMVHMPGDAPYCTPEQYKECADPALDFLVEKDNEYCVCEMPCNVTRYGKELSMVKIPSKASAKYLAKKYNKSEQYIGENILVLDIFFEALNYETIEQKKAYEVAGLLGDIGGQMGLFIGASILTVLELFDYAYEVIKHRLCRRGKCRKNHKRNNTDKGVALSMDDVKRHNPCESIRGHPAGMTYAANILPHHPARGTFEDFTC is encoded by the exons ATGCCTCTCCAGATATTCTGCACCATCTCGTTCGCCAGCGAGGAAAGACCACAAGATGCTGCAGAtgctgggaagggagaggatggagcAGACGAGTTCCTGtatgggcaggaggaggatgaagaggaggaggaggaggacgtggGGGCAGCCACGGACTTCGTGGCCTTTGCCAGCAGCTGCACACTGCACGGGCTGAGCCACATCTTTGTGGAGGGCAGCCTGGGCGCTCGGCAGGCACTCTGGGCGCTggccttcctcctctccctctccgtCTTCCTCTACCAGGTGGCCGACCGCATCGTCTACTACCTGGAGTACCACCACGTCACTCTGCTCAGCGAGGAGGACAGCCCTGAGATGACCTTCCCCGCCGTCACCTTCTGCAACATCAACCGCGTGCGGGTCTCGCAGCTCAGCCACGAGGACCTGCTCTACCTGGCCCCCCTGGTCGACTACGAGCCCGGGATGGAGCTGGGCTTCACCCCGGCACAGCCCGGCCCCTGGGATGAGGATGAGCCCCTAAATTTGTACGGGTTTTTTAACCGCACTTGCCACCAGCTGGAGGAcatgctgctgagctgcagctaCCGGGGCGAGCAGTGTGGCCCCAGTGACTTTGCGGCG GTTTTCACCCGCTACGGGAAGTGCTACACCTTCAACGCAGGGCAGGACGGGAAGCCCCGGCTCATCACCATGAAGGGGGGCACCGGCAACGGCCTGGAGATCATGCTGGACATTCAGCAGGACGAGTACCTGCCGGTGTGGGGGGAAACAG ATGAGACCTCGTTCGAAGCCGGGATCAAGGTGCAGATCCACAGCCAGGACGAGCCCCCGCTGATCGACCAGCTGGGCTTCGGGGTGGCTCCCGGCTTCCAGACCTTCGTGTCCTGCCAGGAGCAGCGG ctcatcTACCTGCCGCCTCCCTGGGGCGACTGCAAGGCTGTGGCGGGTGACTCGGAGTTTTACGACACCTACAGCATCACGGCCTGTCGCATCGACTGCGAGACCCGCTACCTGGTGGAGAACTGCAACTGCCGCATGGTGCACATGCCAG gcGATGCCCCTTACTGCACCCCGGAGCAGTACAAGGAGTGCGCGGATCCGGCCTTAG ATTTCCTGGTGGAGAAGGACAACGAGTACTGCGTCTGCGAGATGCCCTGCAACGTGACCCGCTATGGCAAAGAGCTCTCCATGGTGAAGATCCCCAGCAAGGCCTCTGCCAAGTACCTGGCCAAGAAGTACAACAAATCGGAGCAGTACATCGG GGAGAACATCCTGGTGCTGGATATCTTCTTTGAAGCCCTGAACTATGAGACGATCGAGCAGAAGAAGGCGTACGAGGTGGCCGGCTTGCTGG gTGACATCGGAGGGCAGATGGGGCTGTTTATTGGGGCCAGTATCCTCACAGTACTGGAGCTGTTCGACTACGCCTACGAG GTGATAAAGCACCGGCTGTGCCGGCGGGGCAAGTGCCGCAAGAACCACAAGAGGAACAACACGGACAAGGGCGTCGCGCTGAGCATGGATGACGTGAAACGCCAC AATCCCTGTGAAAGCATACGGGGCCACCCGGCAGGCATGACGTACGCAGCCAACATCCTACCTCAtcacccggcccggggcacctTTGAGGACTTCACCTGCTAA